From a single Thermodesulfobacteriota bacterium genomic region:
- the gldC gene encoding gliding motility protein GldC — MSKEAQINFVVKLDEDNSPSEILWGATEADFDGLRPCESLLISMWDKSEKNTMSIDLWTKKMEVGEMSAHYYFTLMKMADTFQTATNNSELSGMIRNFAKDFAIRVEELANES; from the coding sequence ATGTCTAAAGAAGCACAGATTAACTTTGTAGTTAAACTCGATGAAGATAACTCGCCATCTGAAATACTCTGGGGTGCCACTGAGGCGGATTTTGACGGTTTAAGACCCTGTGAGTCTCTACTTATCTCTATGTGGGATAAGTCTGAGAAAAACACGATGAGCATTGACCTGTGGACCAAGAAGATGGAGGTCGGCGAAATGAGTGCGCACTATTACTTTACACTGATGAAAATGGCTGACACTTTTCAAACAGCCACTAACAACTCTGAATTATCTGGGATGATACGCAATTTTGCCAAGGATTTTGCAATCAGGGTAGAAGAGTTAGCCAACGAGTCATAG
- a CDS encoding TIGR03560 family F420-dependent LLM class oxidoreductase: MSRIKFGVMMRQQKIDFAQIRETAELCDLLDYHSVWFYDHILGMGAIEMDIYEAWTSMAALLSTTEKLRVGTMVLCNSFRPPALLAKMASTLDVISDGRVEFAMGAGWFESEYKAYGYEFPDTKTRIEQMAEAVQIIRAMWTEEKPSFEGNHYSINEAYCNPKPVQNPMPIMIGGAGEKYLLRAVAELADEWNCPANHAMAYDHKLDVLKRHCSDLGRDINDIAISQQTVCVIAKDEAELEEKLQKGQRRYGFFGDISKFGIVGTPDQCIEKILENEKKGITKYTIFFSDIMNQDTLKFFAKEVMSAF, encoded by the coding sequence ATGAGCAGAATAAAATTCGGCGTCATGATGCGCCAGCAAAAAATCGATTTTGCGCAAATAAGAGAAACTGCGGAGCTATGCGATCTTTTAGATTATCACAGCGTGTGGTTTTACGATCACATCTTAGGCATGGGCGCAATAGAGATGGACATTTACGAGGCCTGGACCTCGATGGCAGCCCTTCTAAGCACAACTGAGAAGCTAAGAGTGGGAACAATGGTACTGTGCAACTCCTTTAGGCCTCCCGCACTATTAGCAAAAATGGCCTCTACTTTAGACGTAATTAGTGATGGCCGAGTAGAGTTTGCAATGGGAGCGGGATGGTTTGAGTCAGAATACAAGGCCTATGGGTACGAGTTCCCTGACACTAAAACCAGAATAGAGCAGATGGCTGAAGCGGTGCAGATAATAAGAGCAATGTGGACCGAGGAGAAGCCGAGTTTTGAAGGTAACCACTACAGCATAAATGAAGCATACTGTAATCCTAAGCCTGTGCAAAACCCAATGCCAATCATGATTGGAGGAGCGGGAGAGAAATACCTATTAAGAGCAGTGGCAGAGCTCGCAGATGAATGGAACTGTCCTGCAAATCATGCTATGGCATACGATCATAAATTGGATGTACTTAAACGCCACTGCAGCGATCTTGGAAGGGATATAAATGATATAGCTATCTCACAGCAAACCGTATGCGTGATTGCGAAAGATGAGGCTGAGCTCGAAGAAAAACTTCAGAAGGGCCAGCGGCGCTACGGCTTTTTTGGTGATATTTCAAAATTCGGGATCGTTGGGACGCCTGATCAGTGTATAGAAAAGATTTTAGAGAATGAAAAAAAGGGTATCACTAAATACACAATCTTTTTCTCTGACATAATGAACCAGGATACGCTAAAATTCTTTGCCAAAGAGGTTATGTCAGCGTTCTAG
- a CDS encoding ribonuclease HII: MSPPNLDYEKQVWAKGKIPAGVDEAGRGPLAGPVVAAAVVLADDCEISGLDDSKKLSHSKREKIFEEIQTLALAYAIGIVEPEEIDRVNILRASLLAMEISVKKLKTKPDYLLIDGNQKTSLFLVQETIVKGDSKSCSIAAASILAKVTRDKIMEEYHIKYPEYNFKSHKGYPTKEHYEAIKQHGPCPIHRKTFRGVL, translated from the coding sequence TTGAGCCCGCCTAATTTAGACTACGAAAAACAAGTTTGGGCAAAGGGGAAAATACCTGCAGGGGTTGATGAAGCAGGAAGGGGGCCGCTAGCAGGACCAGTGGTGGCGGCAGCCGTGGTTCTTGCAGATGATTGTGAGATCTCTGGACTTGATGATTCAAAGAAGCTCTCACATTCTAAAAGAGAGAAAATCTTTGAAGAGATTCAGACTCTTGCACTTGCTTATGCTATTGGTATTGTAGAGCCAGAGGAAATAGATAGGGTCAATATATTACGGGCATCTTTGTTGGCAATGGAGATATCCGTAAAGAAACTAAAGACCAAACCTGATTATCTACTCATAGATGGAAATCAAAAGACTTCCCTGTTTTTAGTTCAGGAAACTATCGTCAAGGGTGATTCAAAATCATGCTCTATTGCGGCTGCATCAATATTGGCAAAAGTTACAAGGGATAAGATTATGGAAGAGTATCACATTAAATATCCCGAATATAATTTTAAAAGCCACAAAGGCTACCCTACAAAAGAACACTATGAAGCAATAAAGCAGCATGGCCCCTGCCCTATCCATAGAAAGACGTTCAGGGGCGTTTTGTAG
- the dapA gene encoding 4-hydroxy-tetrahydrodipicolinate synthase — MIHGSLVAIVTPFKNGKIDEDALRELIEFQIENGTHGIVPCGTTGESPTLSHEEHEYVIELTVKAVNKRVPVIAGTGSNSTKEAIRLTRFAKEIGADGALVVVPYYNKPTQEGLYQHFKQIATQVDIPIILYNIPGRSVVNLAPETIARLASDFKNIIGVKEAAGSIPQASKIIDLCGMDFVVLSGEDALNFPLLTIGAKGFITVTANIAPGDVAELYNSFERGEFTSARDLHYKLMPLNDSLFIETNPIPIKAALSMMDKIKYEYRLPLSEMDPENYEKLKSALKDYGLLS, encoded by the coding sequence ATGATTCACGGCTCACTGGTGGCAATAGTAACGCCTTTTAAAAACGGCAAAATAGACGAGGATGCGCTCAGGGAATTAATAGAATTCCAAATAGAAAATGGCACGCACGGAATAGTGCCTTGCGGCACAACGGGCGAGTCTCCAACACTTTCACATGAAGAGCATGAATATGTAATTGAGCTCACAGTAAAAGCTGTGAATAAAAGGGTTCCGGTGATAGCCGGCACTGGTTCTAACAGCACAAAAGAAGCTATCAGACTCACAAGATTTGCAAAGGAAATAGGAGCAGACGGCGCGCTAGTAGTAGTTCCATACTACAACAAGCCTACTCAAGAGGGCCTATATCAACACTTTAAACAGATTGCAACCCAGGTAGATATACCTATCATCCTGTATAACATTCCCGGAAGATCGGTAGTTAATTTGGCACCTGAGACAATCGCTAGGTTAGCTTCAGACTTCAAGAACATAATTGGTGTAAAAGAGGCAGCCGGCTCTATCCCTCAGGCAAGTAAAATAATTGATCTTTGCGGAATGGATTTTGTGGTACTCTCTGGAGAGGATGCACTTAACTTTCCGCTTCTTACAATTGGCGCTAAGGGGTTTATTACAGTAACTGCCAATATAGCTCCAGGCGATGTTGCTGAGCTTTATAACAGCTTTGAAAGAGGGGAGTTTACGAGCGCAAGAGACCTTCACTACAAGCTAATGCCACTTAATGATTCTTTGTTTATTGAGACAAACCCCATACCAATAAAAGCAGCTTTAAGTATGATGGATAAAATAAAATATGAGTATAGACTGCCGCTTTCTGAGATGGATCCAGAGAATTATGAAAAATTAAAGAGCGCTCTTAAAGACTACGGACTTTTAAGCTAG
- a CDS encoding PH domain-containing protein, producing MAIVNAIKDFVDNLVTQNYTELPERIKVGLEKYLNDNELIIITLLDYRAIYRAPKFIDSNTYFNSWFILTDERIIIARNSSHFKRFRDIPLRDITQIFYELEQTEPKITITTPGNEDIIEFMKAGAAHCEDLDKKIDSAIESAKTRKAAINDDYISCSKCGSKVLSKSKYCSECGARLDAIV from the coding sequence ATGGCAATTGTAAATGCGATAAAAGACTTTGTGGACAACCTGGTTACCCAAAATTACACAGAGCTGCCCGAGAGAATAAAAGTAGGTCTGGAAAAATATCTTAACGATAACGAGCTGATAATAATCACACTTTTGGATTACAGGGCTATATATAGAGCGCCCAAATTCATTGACAGCAACACCTATTTCAATTCCTGGTTCATACTCACAGATGAAAGAATAATAATTGCCAGAAACTCATCTCATTTTAAAAGGTTTAGAGATATACCGCTTAGAGATATCACTCAAATTTTCTATGAGCTGGAGCAGACAGAGCCTAAAATCACCATAACAACTCCCGGAAATGAAGATATTATAGAATTTATGAAGGCTGGCGCTGCCCATTGTGAAGATCTGGACAAGAAAATTGATTCAGCTATTGAGAGCGCAAAAACTCGTAAAGCAGCTATAAACGATGACTATATATCGTGCAGCAAATGCGGGAGCAAAGTACTTAGTAAAAGCAAATACTGTTCCGAGTGCGGAGCTAGACTGGATGCAATAGTCTAA
- a CDS encoding Asd/ArgC dimerization domain-containing protein, which translates to HSVSVNIETEKKISVDEAKEALNSFPGVRVLDNPGELQYPMPIDVAGMDDCIVGRIREDYTVENGLSFWVVGDQLRKGAALNAVQIAELLIGDYI; encoded by the coding sequence GCACTCTGTTTCAGTAAACATCGAGACTGAAAAGAAAATTAGCGTGGATGAGGCAAAAGAGGCACTAAACAGTTTCCCAGGCGTTAGAGTCTTGGATAACCCGGGGGAGCTTCAGTATCCTATGCCAATAGATGTAGCAGGGATGGACGATTGTATAGTGGGCAGAATTAGGGAAGACTATACAGTAGAAAACGGTCTTAGCTTTTGGGTAGTAGGAGATCAGCTTAGAAAGGGCGCAGCGCTAAATGCTGTACAGATAGCTGAGCTTTTAATTGGAGATTACATATAA